The sequence below is a genomic window from Polynucleobacter sp. MWH-UH19D.
TGCCTCTTTAGAAGCCTTGAGCAGATTGACGAAAAGATCGATTTCATAATTAGAGTGAACGTGTTGCAACACTGCCGCAATACGCTCCAAACCCATGCCCGTATCCACGCTCGGTTTAGGCAAAGGATGCATCACGCCAGCTTCATCGCGATTGAACTGCATGAAGACGTTGTTCCAAATCTCAATGAAACGATCACCATCTTCTTCAGGGCTGCCAGGAGGACCACCTGGAATATGTTCGCCATGATCGTAGAAAATTTCTGTACAAGGTCCGCATGGACCTGTGTCACCCATCATCCAAAAGTTGTCTGATGCGTAACGCGCGCCCTTGTTGTCGCCAATGCGAATAATGCGATCAGCAGGCACACCAATTTGATCTTTCCAAATGGCATATGCCTCATCGTCTTCGGCATACACCGTAACCAAGAGCTTTTCTTTGGGTAACTTAAATACTTGGGTTAATAAATCCCAGGCAAATTGGATGGCATCTTTCTTGAAATAGTCCCCAAAAGAAAAATTGCCCAGCATCTCAAAAAAGGTGTGATGACGCGCGGTATAGCCAACGTTATCCAAGTCATTGTGTTTACCGCCAGCCCGAATGCATTTCTGGGCAGTTGTCGCTCGGGTATACGGGCGCTTATCAAAACCCAAAAAAACATCTTTAAATTGGTTCATCCCCGCATTGGTAAAGAGCAGGGTTGGGTCATCGCCAGGTACTACCGGGCTAGACGGGACAATTTGGTGGCCTTTTTGAGCAAAGAAATCCAGGTAAGCTTGGCGAATTTGGGAGACTTTCATAGCCGTAATTATCGCATTCGCACTCATCTAGGGCAAACCCTAGACAAGGTACCCCCTTAGTGCCTTACAATCGCTCAACATCAATAAATAATCGGCTTCCAAGTCCGATATAAAAGGAGCGCAACTTGAAAATTCGCAATCAACGGGATTTTGGGGCTGGGATCATGTACATGGTCATTGGCCTCTTCTTCACTATCGTGGCCACCAATTACCCCATGGGGACTGCCGCCAAAATGGGTCCCGGCTATTTCCCATTCTTCCTGGGCATCTTGATGACCATTTTGGGTCTGATTGTTGCTATCAAAGCGTTGAGCGCGACTGCTGCCATTGAATCAATTCCTAAATTCAATTGGAAAGTGATTGCCCAAATTACTGGCTCAGTAGTGCTATATGGATTGCTATTACCAAGACTGGGCTTCCTGATTGCAGTAGTTGTATTAGTGCTTGTCTCCGCCAGCGCTAGCAAAGAGTTCACATGGAAAGGCTCATTAATCAATGCTGCCTTCCTGGTGACATTCACTTACTCAGTATTTGTGATGGGCTTGAAGTTGCAATTCCCATTGCTACCTGTATTCCTACAACAATAACGAACCGGGACTCTGAAAAATGGATTTATTTGCTAACTTAGCACTCGGTTTCGATACCGCGTTCACCCTACAAAATCTCTTGTACTGCCTCATCGGCTGTATTTTGGGAACCCTCATTGGTGTTTTGCCTGGCCTTGGTCCTATCGCTACTATCGCGATGCTCTTGCCCGCAACCTACGCCCTACCTCCTATTGCCGCATTAATTATGTTGGCTGGTATTTACTACGGCTCACAATACGGCGGATCAACAACAGCGATTTTGCTCAATATCCCTGGGGAAACGTCCTCGGTGGTTACGGCAATTGATGGCTACCAAATGGCTCGCAATGGCCGGGCTGGTGTTGCCTTGTTTACTGCTGGTATGGGCTCTTTCTTTGCGGGCTGCGTTGCAACTTTAGTGTTAGCCGCTTTCGCTGCGCCACTCTCGCAACTCGCATTTAAATTTGGCCCTGCGGAATACTTTTCATTAATGGTGCTCGGCCTGATCGGTGCAGTAGTCTTGGCATCTGGTTCTTTAATCAAAGCGATCGGCATGATCATCCTTGGTTTGCTCATGGGCTTAATCGGCACCGACGTGAACTCTGGTGTATCTCGCTACGCGTTTGATGTTCCTGAACTTAGTGATGGTATTGGCTTCGTTGCAGTCGCAATGGGTGTATTCGGTTTTGCAGAAATCATGGGTAACCTTGAAAAACAAGGTGACGATGAGGGCTTTCTCAATAAGCTCACCAGCATGGTTCCAACCAAGAGCGATTTGAAGCGCATGATTCCCTCAATTTTGCGCGGCACAACTATTGGCTCTATCTTGGGCATCCTTCCTGGCGGTGGCGCGGCTTTAGCAGCATTCGGCGCTTACTCTGTTGAGAAAAAGTCCTCTAAGCACACCCATGAATTTGGTAAAGGCGCAATTGAAGGTGTTGCCGGTCCTGAATCAGCAAACAACGCTGCCGCTCAAACCTCATTCATCCCATTGCTCACCTTAGGTATCCCGCCAAATGCAGTGATGGCATTGATGGTTGGTGCGATGACCATTCATAACATTCAACCTGGTCCACAAGTGATGACTAGCAACCCTGCTTTGTTCTGGGGTCTGATCGCTTCCATGTGGATTGGTAATGTGATGTTGATTCTCTTGAACTTGCCACTCATTGGTATTTGGGTGAAGCTCTTGAAGATTCCGTATCGTTTCCTCTATCCAGCGATTTTGGTGTTCTGCTGTATTGGCGTGTACACCGTCAATAACACCGTGTTTGATGTGTACGTAACCGCTGGCTTTGGCTTAATTGGTTACCTATTCTTCAAATTGGGCTGCGAGCCTCCTCCACTACTTTTGGGCTTTGTTCTTGGCCCAATGATGGAAGAGAATTTCCGTCGCGCATTGTTACTCTCTCGCGGCGACTTCTCCACTTTTGTGACTCGTCCACTGTCACTCGGACTATTGATTGCAGCCGCCTTACTGGTAGTAATCGTAGCCCTGCCCGCAGTGAAAAAGACTCGCGAAGAGGCATTCGTCGAAGACTGATTTTTTCGACCTCACAGAAACGAGCCCGCAGCAGTTTGCGGGCTTTTTCTTTATAGCTCGGGGGTTTTCTCTACAATATGGCTATGTCCCAAGATAGCAAATCCCTTAAAGCAGGTGCCGCAGGCGCTGGCGCAGTCACTGAACCATCCAACTTTCTCCGTCAGATCATTGATCAGGATTTAGCAAGTGGCGCATTCTCACAGCGCACTAATTTCGCTGGCGACCCTATCCCATCGATCATTACCCGCTTTCCACCAGAACCAAACGGCTATTTGCACATTGGTCATGCGAAAAGTATTTGCTTAAATTTTGGCTTGGCGGCAGATTACAACCAGCAGCCTGGTGGCGCACGTTGCAATATGCGCTTGGATGACACCAATCCAGTCAAAGAAGATGTTGAATATGCCGATAGCATTTTGGATGCGGTGAAATGGCTAGGCTTTGATTGGGGAACTCATCTTTATCACGCTAGCGATTACTTTGATCGCCTTTATGAGTTTGCAGAAATTTTGATTCAGCATGGCAAAGCCTATGTTGATAGTCAAAGCGCTGATGACATTCATACGAATCGCGGTAACTTTGGCCAAGCAGGTAAAAATAGTCCCTATCGTGATCGCAGTCCAGCAGAAAATCTTGCCCTCTTTCGCGAAATGCGCGATGGTAAATTCAAAGATGGTGAACATGTTCTGCGCCTGAAGATTGATATGGCGCATCCGAATATCGTGATGCGTGATCCCGTGGTTTATCGCATTCGCCATACGGATCACCATCGCACCGGCAGCAAATGGTGTATTTACCCTCTGTACGACTTTACTCATTGCATCTCTGATGCGTTAGAGAATGTTTCTCACTCCATCTGCACTCTAGAATTTGAAAACAATCGCCCACTCTATGACTGGATAGTCAACTCCCTAAAAGAATTAGGCGTATTTAAAGATCCCGTTCCGCATCAGTACGAGTTTGCCCGCCTGAACCTCACTTACACCATTACCAGTAAGCGCAAGTTATTACAACTCGTTGAAGAAAAACATGTTGACGGCTGGGATGATCCCCGTATGCCTACGATTGTTGGTATACGTCGCCGCGGTTACACCCCTGAGAGTATTCGCTTGTTCTGCGAGCGTATTGGCGTATCTAAAGCCGATAGCTGGATTGATATGAGCACTCTGGATCAAGCCTTGCGTGATGATCTGGAAGTCAGGGCTCCTAGGGCTACTGCGGTACTCAAGCCATTGAAATTGGTTGTAGAGAATTTCGATGCGAATGCAAAAGAGCTCTGCTCTGCTCCACGCCACCCCCAACATCCAGAATGGGGTAATCGTGAGTTTCATTTCACACGCGAATTGTGGATTGAAGCTGATGACTTTATGAAAGAACCGATTAAAGGATTCTTTAGACTTTACCCGCCCATTGGCGATCAGCCAGGTAGTCGCGTTCGTTTACGTCATGGCTTTGTTGTGGAGTGCACTGGCTTTGAAACCGATGCACAAGGAAACGTTATCCAAGTCAATGTCACGCACTTCCCTGACAGCAAGAGTGGCACGCCTGGATCTAACAACTACAAAGTGAAAGGCAACATTCACTGGATCAGTAGCGCCGAAGCGATTCCAGCTGAGGTTCGCCTCTATGATCACCTATTTACAGACCCACATCCAGACAGTGGTGATAAGAATTTCTTGGATGCCATCAACCCAAACTCTAAAGAAACGATTACTGCCTATTTAGAGCCCTGCATGAAAGATGTAAAACCAGAAGATCGCTTCCAATTCGAGCGCCATGGTTACTTTATTGCTGATAAGGCAGACTCCAAACCAGGTAAGCTGGTATTCAACCGTACGGTTGGTCTCAAGGATTCTTGGAAATAGTTTTTAGAAAATCCGCTACGCTCGGATAACGTAGCGGTGTTTTTAGTTCTGATAAGCGTGTGTTTGTCACGCGTCTTGATTCCCGCATAAACGACCATAGCATCGGACTCACTATTTCCTGCAATTGATTGGCTGGCATTCTAGGCGCCCTGGCCAACCCAAAAGCATCTGCCACTTCATCAAAGTAGTCACCCATCTTAGTTTCATTGCCATCACACGCATTGATAACTCTTTGGGGTTTGCCGTGATAGACGGCAGCACATACCAAGCGAGCTAAGTCATCACTGTGAATATGATTGGAATACGCATCTTCCTCTGGCAATAATGCAGGCATTTGGGATTGCAAACGCTCTAAGGGCAAGCGATTAGCAGCATAGATACCAGGTACTCGCAAAATAGTGACGGCAATTCCGTGTGCGGGCCCCCACAGACGCAGCGCCCTCTCAGCATCCACCCTTCTTTGGGCTCTCTCACTTTGGGGATTGACTGGAGTCAGCTCACTAACCTTGGCTCCTCGATGATCCCCGTAAACACCGGTAGTGCTGACGTAGATCAGCCGCCTGACGGCAGAAGACCCTTGGGCTAAAATTCTGAAGAGATTACGGGTTCGGTGATCACGATTTCCTTGATTTTGGGGTGGGGCTAAATGAATAACGGTTTGCGCTAAACCTGCAAGCCGCCACAAAGACTCTGGCTGATCCAGATTTCCCAAAATCGGTATCGCGCCAGCCTCCCGCAACTCCTGAAAACGATGTGACGAAGACGTGAGTGCAAAAACCCGATGACCAAGCGATAACTGCTTTGCCACTCGAATGCCAATATCGCCGCAGCCGATAATCAGGATTGAAGGTTTACCAAAAGTACGCATAAGTAACATCGTAACGATTTATTGAAAGGAATGAGAGTGTCTTACCAAGTCACGCTCAAAACGAGCGGCAAACAATTTACTGTTACCCAAGATGAAACGCTCTTGGAGGCCGCACTCCGTCAAGGAATTAACTTACCCTATGGTTGTAAAAATGGCGCTTGTGGATCCTGTAAAGGAAAAGTGATCGAGGGCAAGGTCAGTCATGATCAACATAGTGAAAGCGCCTTAAGCAAGGCCGATGAGACCTCCGGCGGCATCTTATTTTGTTGCTCGCATCCACAATCGGATTTACTAATCGAGGCACGTGAGGTTCAAGGTGCCGGGGATATTGCGATTCGTAAAGTACCTTGCCGAGTCAATAACATTAGCAAGCCTAGTAGCGATGTCGCCATCCTAAAACTGCAACTGCCAGCAGCAGAGCGCTTTCAGTTCTTGGCTGGTCAATACATCGAATTCTTATTGAAAGATGGTCAGCGTCGTGCTTATTCAATCGCTAACTCTCCTGATCAAGAAGGTCCACTGGAACTTCATATCCGTCACTTACCCGGCGGAGTATTTACTGACTTTGTATTTGGAGTATCAAATCCAGCCTTAAAAGAAAAAGATATCCTGCGCTTTGAAGGGCCACTAGGCAGCTTTTTCTTAAGAGAAGACTCCAAGAAACCCATAATCTTTTTGGCAGCAGGTACTGGTTTTGCGCCCATCAAATCCATCATCGAGCAGATGCAAGCCAAGAAAATTGACAGATCCATTTATCTCTATTGGGGTGGACGTCGACCAAGCGATCTCTACTTAAGCGATCTTTGCAAAACTTGGGAAAAAGAGATTCCCAATTTCCAGTACATTCCCGTGATATCCGATGGCCTTCCTGAAGATGCTTGGCAAGGACGCACTGGCTTTGTCCATGAAGCGGTGATAGAAGACCATCCAAGCCTTAAGGACTTTCAGGTATACGCCTGCGGAGCGCCAGTCATGGTCAATGCTGCTAGAACGGACTTTTCTGCGAAATGCCAACTGCCTGAGGAGGAGTTTTTTGCTGACTCATTCACTAGCGCTGCGGATTTAGCCACAAACGTGTCTTAATAAAGTTAGATAATAGAAACCTAAAGCCCTTGTAATTCTATTTTGACCCTACTAGCATGAACACACCAGCGCCCATCGATACCCACTCAGTGATGTTTATCACCCAACGTCCAGACGTCATCATGGTTGAAGGCAAGGGCTCGTGGTTAACAGACAATAACGGCAAGCGCTATTTGGATTTCTTGCAAGGCTGGGCAGTGAACTGTCTAGGACATGGCAATTCCGGAATGATTGCCGCCCTGAACGCACAAGCAAAAAAACTGATCAATCCAAGCCCTGCGTTCTACAACGAACCTATGATTGGCTTATCAAATTTGCTAACGGCTAACAGCTGCTTTAACAAAGTCTTTTTTGCGAACAGCGGAGCTGAAGCGAATGAGGGCGCAATCAAGTTGGCTCGCAAATGGGGTCAGCTCAATAAAAATGGCGCTTTTGAAATCATTACCTTTGATCACAGCTTTCATGGTCGCACTTTGGCAACCATGAGCGCTTCAGGAAAACCAGGCTGGGACACGATGTTTGCACCTCAGGTATCAGGTTTTCCCAAAGCAGATCTGAATGACTTGGATTCTGTAA
It includes:
- a CDS encoding tripartite tricarboxylate transporter TctB family protein, whose amino-acid sequence is MKIRNQRDFGAGIMYMVIGLFFTIVATNYPMGTAAKMGPGYFPFFLGILMTILGLIVAIKALSATAAIESIPKFNWKVIAQITGSVVLYGLLLPRLGFLIAVVVLVLVSASASKEFTWKGSLINAAFLVTFTYSVFVMGLKLQFPLLPVFLQQ
- a CDS encoding tripartite tricarboxylate transporter permease, which gives rise to MDLFANLALGFDTAFTLQNLLYCLIGCILGTLIGVLPGLGPIATIAMLLPATYALPPIAALIMLAGIYYGSQYGGSTTAILLNIPGETSSVVTAIDGYQMARNGRAGVALFTAGMGSFFAGCVATLVLAAFAAPLSQLAFKFGPAEYFSLMVLGLIGAVVLASGSLIKAIGMIILGLLMGLIGTDVNSGVSRYAFDVPELSDGIGFVAVAMGVFGFAEIMGNLEKQGDDEGFLNKLTSMVPTKSDLKRMIPSILRGTTIGSILGILPGGGAALAAFGAYSVEKKSSKHTHEFGKGAIEGVAGPESANNAAAQTSFIPLLTLGIPPNAVMALMVGAMTIHNIQPGPQVMTSNPALFWGLIASMWIGNVMLILLNLPLIGIWVKLLKIPYRFLYPAILVFCCIGVYTVNNTVFDVYVTAGFGLIGYLFFKLGCEPPPLLLGFVLGPMMEENFRRALLLSRGDFSTFVTRPLSLGLLIAAALLVVIVALPAVKKTREEAFVED
- a CDS encoding glutamine--tRNA ligase/YqeY domain fusion protein yields the protein MSQDSKSLKAGAAGAGAVTEPSNFLRQIIDQDLASGAFSQRTNFAGDPIPSIITRFPPEPNGYLHIGHAKSICLNFGLAADYNQQPGGARCNMRLDDTNPVKEDVEYADSILDAVKWLGFDWGTHLYHASDYFDRLYEFAEILIQHGKAYVDSQSADDIHTNRGNFGQAGKNSPYRDRSPAENLALFREMRDGKFKDGEHVLRLKIDMAHPNIVMRDPVVYRIRHTDHHRTGSKWCIYPLYDFTHCISDALENVSHSICTLEFENNRPLYDWIVNSLKELGVFKDPVPHQYEFARLNLTYTITSKRKLLQLVEEKHVDGWDDPRMPTIVGIRRRGYTPESIRLFCERIGVSKADSWIDMSTLDQALRDDLEVRAPRATAVLKPLKLVVENFDANAKELCSAPRHPQHPEWGNREFHFTRELWIEADDFMKEPIKGFFRLYPPIGDQPGSRVRLRHGFVVECTGFETDAQGNVIQVNVTHFPDSKSGTPGSNNYKVKGNIHWISSAEAIPAEVRLYDHLFTDPHPDSGDKNFLDAINPNSKETITAYLEPCMKDVKPEDRFQFERHGYFIADKADSKPGKLVFNRTVGLKDSWK
- a CDS encoding SDR family oxidoreductase, coding for MLLMRTFGKPSILIIGCGDIGIRVAKQLSLGHRVFALTSSSHRFQELREAGAIPILGNLDQPESLWRLAGLAQTVIHLAPPQNQGNRDHRTRNLFRILAQGSSAVRRLIYVSTTGVYGDHRGAKVSELTPVNPQSERAQRRVDAERALRLWGPAHGIAVTILRVPGIYAANRLPLERLQSQMPALLPEEDAYSNHIHSDDLARLVCAAVYHGKPQRVINACDGNETKMGDYFDEVADAFGLARAPRMPANQLQEIVSPMLWSFMRESRRVTNTRLSELKTPLRYPSVADFLKTISKNP
- a CDS encoding CDP-6-deoxy-delta-3,4-glucoseen reductase, which gives rise to MSYQVTLKTSGKQFTVTQDETLLEAALRQGINLPYGCKNGACGSCKGKVIEGKVSHDQHSESALSKADETSGGILFCCSHPQSDLLIEAREVQGAGDIAIRKVPCRVNNISKPSSDVAILKLQLPAAERFQFLAGQYIEFLLKDGQRRAYSIANSPDQEGPLELHIRHLPGGVFTDFVFGVSNPALKEKDILRFEGPLGSFFLREDSKKPIIFLAAGTGFAPIKSIIEQMQAKKIDRSIYLYWGGRRPSDLYLSDLCKTWEKEIPNFQYIPVISDGLPEDAWQGRTGFVHEAVIEDHPSLKDFQVYACGAPVMVNAARTDFSAKCQLPEEEFFADSFTSAADLATNVS